From the Macrobrachium nipponense isolate FS-2020 chromosome 17, ASM1510439v2, whole genome shotgun sequence genome, the window ctgtatgcttgttttccaggatttgccttgatcgtggggggttaagctgacctccaacccccaagcaacccaactgaattctgcctcagtcggctgcgagacgtgatctcggacagaggtcaaattacctgccttcctttaggcctacccagggcgtgagtggcgcgccgatgacccaggcctcagacaaaggggcccccatactttcctacaaagagccacattttcttcaaaggtccacactgaacacgacatccaggtacgtcttgtggaaacagcatattgccagtctctcccacctattatcattgtgatcctcattctcccaatcaatttccagcaacaaaaggaattcatccctttgttccctctcactgcctcatggccgcatgcttccccttgtgtgatcgtcccagaccaatggagtcattgcatacttcagtgaaaccttaaaagttcctttctccccagtattagagaattaatttaatcaaagcaagaagtcatttttccttttatctcgtttaatctgggattcttttccagattccatgagtcacgtgccgtctctctgccgcaagtgtgcattaacccaagtgaatgaaaatcagcttgaattgaatgagactataagccccaacgtgggggccaatatcatttaacttttctccaggccagcacaggcctttttgtaaataaatagttttaaagtaacgagctgagttttctggcgaccttccctctaaagaaagaaagaaatcaataataatcagtttacggtaagttcaagcaattccctcttgaaatccctaaattacttccgtttacgtatctagcttctctcaaggccctatatacgtaacattggcgaccttcctccgaggatatgaacctagctttgcttaaaaaagcttgtaaatcgcgttatccgttgtaaaacgtaaactgtaaattattttacaaaaagtaaatcaagcacacttgcagggaaagaagacacactgactcacggtaaggtattccattcattaatatgattattctataaccaatgttagcttaatgtacgttttaagtatttttattgtagaagtgtttaaaagagcgtaggtagaaatcttattattgtaacggcgaacgcgccagcagctttattttagcggcgagcaaacaatttgccccgcgaattctctgttactttgtgctgtcctcgtcggacgagacagagcacgtgtgtagaatagatgccagaaagaaccagatcaaaactaggaagtgctttgccagggtttattgctgtgtttgaaagcctagctagttaggagtgttttactaatagttacggcaaaagaagtgtacaattcttttgtctgtgatatgttagggaatccatttttaacttagtttcattccaagtgttggtaaccgctacctctcagcttgaattcagcttagagctctctcgcgcctgcgcggtctcaaccaaccttcgtctcattcacagcggcagccatgtttgtttcctttttcaacattatctaaacaatttaagcaaagtaacgtaagtctcgaagttttaacgtaaataatatcgatctcggtactagtatctatcgtcctgccagagaaattaacgtaattcgccttgaataagaaagtagaattttgtgttgtaaattgccttcgcatttacagagaatcagctgttttgaacgacatgctgcgcgctagcagcgctacccagctcctttcgcgtgtttcacctcgcatcgctcactcgcgcgctgagcgaaaatttcatttcacttcgcacttaacgtagccctcattcacaattgtttgctaacatcgttttaaatccttaccgtcatttcactgttcacagggacctagtaatcttacataaagttaacgtaaatctcaagtagagtaaatcacaagaattgttaacgtaaaacgcgtctttgtaaaattcatattgaaacgcaaatcatttcataagcgcgagccgctactagtaacgtaaaaatcgttcaccacgagcgcgttatcattttcataaaatgttatccaaagcaattctttcatttcacgttaacgtaagtaaatcatttaacgcaagttgcgtcatattaaacgaacattagtagttcaattcaaatataagggagttcattcatatatcatttttcaccctctccgagagagagagagagagagaaaaccagaacacagtattcacgaagccaagagtactacatcttaccattaattatagcatgcagaattaacattattttagtctcttgtgtctttcatttacacagcgtgatacgtacgcgcctgtgtccattgcagtttgcaagcatttatttatttcatttaccgagtacttcagcgagggactgagcattcctaaaatttccattacctgtcgttgcccgagtggtcttttcattttcttttatcacaaaagacttgcgtataccgcaagcacaattcgcacagtgtgccacgccaattcattacttccagacagggaagtcgttaccagtttaggactggccaccaccagtgcacgtcaggtcttaccatttcacagtgccactaattcttgacactccatcgactggctgctgaagtactcccatccttttactttctctcctccactattacactctgccatgagcagtgccatttcacttcagtatatttaagtatactgcatgtagtgtccgggacacaccagcacgataccagtgctccaaggaacgcctccataaatgccattgcacctgtacaggccgtacaggtagccattaaacctgcgtgtccgtccttacggaacgcccaaataattagtgtgtccgtgtacaagggtcagtgatccttcggaacactcaacaagggaacgcctcccagaagtgccgcaataccagccctaagtgctgacaaacctgcgtgtccgtccttacggaacgcccaagtaattagtgtgtccgtgtacaagggtcagtgatccttcggaacactcaacaagggaacgcctcccagaagtgccgcaataccagccctaagtgctgacaaacctgcgtgtccgtccttacggaacgcccaattcattaatgtccgtgtacgaggatcagtgatctttcggaccatcctaagggaacgcctccccaaagtgccgcaatacagcactactagtgctgcccaaggaacgcctcctcataagtgccgcgcacctgtacagacgttaCAGGTATGCCCTATACCTGCCGGtgccgtcctacggaacgctcattcattatagagtatccaccattttggatcactgaaccaaggaacgcctcctcatgaAGTGCCaagtgcacctgtattggacctacaaggtaggcccattccagcgtctcccaacttaggaacgcccttaagtgtgacgtacgccgtacactccatttgattttttcacctcagcagaaggtgccagtcaccaagtgccaccgagcacccagtcttttcacttttcattaccacattgcagaacccatttccaagtgagtgccactttccacagtaggcactcctattccattcagtaccctttcctggccattattttcattttcttccgagcctctactgtagcctaagggaaatgtcttcccctgcttcccgcgacttctttgccagagagctagagaagctcggagccctcataactctgggcaaggaggctggttacactggaccagcactagaccagtggataaaggcgcagcaggctgccgcgctcctgcaagaaaagaaagaaagagaagcagaaaggaaggcaagggaagaggagcgaaagcatgagctcgctctcaaggagaaggaactcgacatcaagcgggagaaggcccgtaaggagagtatcctagctcaagccactctgccagcttccagccctgcacccactgtctctcttagtcccgccgtctctggtcagcctgacatcctttcgatttgcgagcctggtcctgatccagtgccggagatagaaattcctgccgcatcctgccagccttttacctttttaccgcctacctcctcccttttggaagaggtaagcccaccagttaaccccagaattgtttccgagggtgattcaacagaggtttccttaacctccccacgtcaaatcactgccagagaggactcttcacctgtgcctgagcacactgccagccttggtgactccacagattcgcaacctgtgggggcatctcggtcttatcatccagtgccacggaagaggttctggaacacgttctgccgacgACTGTGGCaagcaagggtcacatgtctgcaaattacggagggtgcgctaattgcaatattcctgccatcgcaatggccgtaaccaatccttcttcactaggacccccagctaagggccctataactgttgcacccctccaaagtcattatcagccaagccacgtcagagcctacgacgactctggcgctcaagtctccctgatacgggaagacagaattccccgaggggctaacgttgatagacgtcgattgatcaccattgaaggtatcaatcacattaaactgatccttccgaccgtccaattgagggtcaccagacctcacttctccaaagtttgtacccttgcagttgcaagctacattccaggaggttacgacctcctcctagggcaagacatgaagtctccctcgcattccaaacagcctaggggtcctaaccccacaacaaatcactccaaggcaaggagtcatcgaaattctacttcctctaggaagtatgtccaccaacagtctcccccgttaccaaggagggagattgaccattcgcagttccgttgcaaaacctgtaacgtaatagggcactctactaattggcctaggtgccctagcaaactaccagcagcggacactgtccattttccacaaggcctagccttcaacaagagacaggagcctctgtctcccatttccaagggcacgctgagaggtattgcacctccggtacccgtcacaggtccagtcgacctcaactctctgccagtgccacttggcagcactgagcagtgccaagctccgtccagcctggacgtagagccaccaccgaacttgacctctgcgcctggccccgagctagcgccggcgcctaaccttatcaaggatcctcctacaggagatcctccaacaggcatggagcttaccacagcccatggccaatcactagttccttcttcttcatccttacctctgtcgcccgaggatgaacctccggcagaccttacctttgtacctcctctggaaaaccaggaactgcccgaccaggagtcagcctggagttttccccttacgacggctgccgcagcagccgaagtgagggcctcccctgcagtaggttccacctctacgacggttgctgcagataccgaagtagggtgttctcctgaaatccctcaggctaccactgcctctgctcctgccggcgtttctggcctttccccagagtcggtgcctccgtctactcctaggactggtatagccaggtcctggaggaataagaagaagaagggacgtaaccaatcattaacaaactaacccaagagccacatgctctccttgacacctgtgcccgaggtacagtgtcgcattcatttgcagaatgatcctggcacctacccagagaaggtagccagcccgatccctgccagtagcactaaccctctaacccctagccat encodes:
- the LOC135196068 gene encoding WAS/WASL-interacting protein family member 3-like; its protein translation is MAVTNPSSLGPPAKGPITVAPLQSHYQPSHVRAYDDSGAQVSLIREDRIPRGANVDRRRLITIEGINHIKLILPTVQLRVTRPHFSKVCTLAVASYIPGGYDLLLGQDMKSPSHSKQPRGPNPTTNHSKARSHRNSTSSRKYVHQQSPPLPRREIDHSQFRCKTCNVIGHSTNWPRCPSKLPAADTVHFPQGLAFNKRQEPLSPISKGTLRGIAPPVPVTGPVDLNSLPVPLGSTEQCQAPSSLDVEPPPNLTSAPGPELAPAPNLIKDPPTGDPPTGMELTTAHGQSLVPSSSSLPLSPEDEPPADLTFVPPLENQELPDQESAWSFPLTTAAAAAEVRASPAVGSTSTTVAADTEVGCSPEIPQATTASAPAGVSGLSPESVPPSTPRTGIARSWRNKKKKGRNQSLTN